A segment of the Hallerella porci genome:
GAAAACGGAAATCGCAATCGCATCGGGCACAGTCGAAGCCAAAGATTCCGCGGGCACTTACGCATTCTTCGGCGATCATCTCGTTTACAACAAAAAAAATAAAATTTTAACTCTCACCCAAAAGCCAGTTTTGCAGCAATATCAAAAACAGAAAAATGGAAAAATCGATACGACGACAATTCGTGCAGAATTTATTTCATTTGACCAAAACGCAGAATTTGCAAAAGCATTTCAGAATGTCGTGATTACGCAAGGCAGTATGATTGTTACTTGCGACTCGGGATTTTTAGATAAAAAAAATAATTGGGTCGCATTAAAAGGTTCGCCGAAATTTACGATGGACGGTTATGAATTGACAGGCGATTCCATTTATTTGACAATCGATTCGGATAAGCGAACTTTGAAAAGCGCCCTCGTGATTCGAAACGCCAAAGGAAAGCAGCACGAAAAAGGAAAGAATGGAAAGCCCGATCAATTTACCGAAGCCACGGGCGATACGCTTTATACGGAATTTGCAGACGATAAAATCAAACGGCTTTATGTGAATTTAAATGCGAACGGATTTTTTTACGAATCCGATTTTGCGGATTACAAAAATAAAATGGAAGGCGGACGTTTGGATTTAGCTTTTAAAAATGGGAAATTGCGGGCCGCGCTAATTTCGGGCGATGCGCAAAGTTCGTATTTTCATGTGATGGAAAAGAAGCGTCAAATCGACGGAAAAAATGAAGCTGCAGGCGATACAATTCGCATTGCATTTAGCGATGGCAAAGTGAAACATTTAAAACTTTCGGGCAAAAAAACTTTGGCGAGCGGTCGTTATATCGATTTGACAAAAGAAAATATTTTCCCGAAAATGGAAATTGATACGACGATGAAAAATTTTACGAAAAAGAATTTTCAAAAAATAAATGACGAAAAAATCAAAGAAAGAAATTTAAAGAAAAATCAAGAAAAAATTTCTGCAAAAAAAGAGGAGGTGAAATGAAGAACCTCATTCGAACAATTCGTACAGACAAAATTTGCAAAATTTACAATGGACGCAAAGTCGTAAACGATGTTTCCATCAGCGTTTCGCAAGGAGAAATCGTCGGACTTTTAGGACCGAATGGCGCAGGGAAAACGACATCGTTTTATATGATTGTCGGCATGGTGCGCCCGGATGCGGGACACATCTTTTTGGACGATGTAGAAATGACCGAAAAGCCAATGTTTCGGCGGGCGCGTCTCGGCGTCGGCTATTTGCCGCAAGAAGCATCGATCTTTCGCAAATTGAGCGTGCAAGATAACATCATGGCGATTTTAGAAACGCAGAATTACAAGCGGGCCGAACGCAAAGAACGTTTGGAACAACTCCTTGAAGAATTTAAGATTACGCATATTCGCAAAACGAAATCGATGAGTTGTTCGGGCGGAGAACGCAGACGATTAGAAATTGCGCGGGCACTTGCTGCGAATCCGGACTTTTTACTTTTGGACGAACCTTTTGCGGGAATTGACCCAATCGCTGTCGGCGATATTCAATCGATTATTTCGAGTTTAAAAGAAAAAGGCATGGGAATTCTCATCACCGATCACAATGTGCGTGAAACTTTATCGATTACGGATCGCGCTTATATCATGTATAAAAGTCAAGTTTTAACGGAAGGTTCGTCGGACTTTTTAGCGAATAACGAAGAAGCAAAACGCATTTATTTGGGTGAATCTTTCCGCTTGGATTAAGGAGCTTTTATGGATTTGGGTATTCAATTAAAGCAAGGAATGAAGCTAGATCAAACGCTGTCGCCGCAGATGCTGCAGTCGATTAAAATGCTTCAGATGAATTCGATGGAATTAGAAACCGCGATTTCGCAAGAGCTCGAAGTGAATCCGCTTTTGGAAATGGACGAAACTCCCGACAGTCGCTTGGAATCTTTAGATGCTCCGGTGAAAGAAAGCGACGCGCGCGATGGCGACGATAACAGTCACGATTTAATGGAACCGGGTTCGGAAAATTCCATCGATTGGGAACAATATATGGAAGACGGATTCCGCAATGCCGAAGCGCCGTATAAAGATTTGGGCGGTCGCGATCCCGATGACGATTTGCGTCCAGAACCAACGCGCGGACTTAGCATGCAAGAAATTTTGCGAAATCAATTGCGCGAATGGAAACGTCCGAAACGCATCGTGAAAATCGTGGAATATTTAATCGATTGTGTCGGCGACGATGGATTTCTTTCGCCCGCAGACAAAAATCTTTTGGACAAAGAAAATTTACAAGAACAAGAAAATCCCGACATCGCAGAAGTCGAAGAAGTTTTACAAGAAAAGAAAAAATTAGAAGACGCATCGTATCCGGTTCAAGAAGCGTTTCATGTTTTGCAATCGTTTACGCCGCCGGGAATTGGGGCGAGAAATTTACGCGAATGTTTTTTAATTCAGGCGTATCGCATCCCCGATTTTTCGCCGCTCGCTATCCGAATTCTCGAAGAAGAATTTGACGATTTAAAAGATTTGCGTTATGCGTCCATTGCCAAAGCGTTGAATGTTTCGACTGAAGATGTTCAAAGAGCGGTGCGCGAACTTGCGCAACTTTCTCCGCATCCGGGAATGCAAATCAACAACACGCCGACGCAGACGATTACTCCGGATTTACAAGTCGTCGAAACGGAACCGGGCGAATTTAAAGTCGTGATGCGCCGCGATCATTTTCCGCATTTGCACATCAATGAAACCTATCGCAAACTTTTGCAAAATCCAAATGCGAGTAAAAAAGATAAGGAATATGTCCGCGAAAAATTGAATGCGGCAAATTCATTCATCAAAAGCGTTGACAATCGGCACAGCACAATTGAACTCGTGATGAACGCCATCTTAAAAAAGCAACACGACTTTTTTGCAAAAGGTCCGGAGAATTTAAAACCGATGATTTTACAAGACATCGCCGACGAAATTCATCGCGACCCGAGTACGGTCAATCGTGCGACGAATGGAAAGTATGTCGACACGCCGTTTGGCGTTTATGAACTCAAACAATTCTTCAGTTCGGGAATTGCTCAAGAAGATGGCAGCGCTCTCGGTTCTGCAAAAATTTTGGATGCGATTAAAGAACTTGTTGCAAACGAAGACAGAACTGCCCCGCTTTCGGACCAAGCGATTACCGATGCGCTCGAAAAATCAGGGATGAAAGTCGCGCGTCGAACCGTTGCCAAATACCGCGAAGAATTGAAAATTTTGCCGGCACGACTCCGAAAAACGGTAAAATGAGGCTTTTTTGCGTCTTTATTCCAAATTAGATGAGAAAAAAGCAAAATTTTTCTCAAAAAAACATTCTTTTTTGCCAAATAAAGATGTATATCCTTTGAAGGGGAGGACGTTAATCGTTCTCCAAAAATGTTTCACCCTTAACCGGAAGGTTTGATATGGAAGTCCAAATTTCTGCTCGTCATTGCACTATCTCTGACACTCTTCAAAATACGCTTAAAGACGACGTGGACGCTCTTGGAAAATTCTATCCGAATATTATCGCAGCTTCCATTGTTTTGGATAAAATCAACGATTTAAGCCGCCATTGCGAAATTTCTTTGACTGTCAAGGGCGCGGTTGTCGTCGCTTCTGCAGACGAAGAAAATATGGGCAAGGCAATTGACGTTGCATTTGAACGTGCGAAAGTCCAGCTCAAAAAAGCAAACGAAAAGCAGAACGCTCATCAAGCTGAGCCAATTTCAAATGTCACTTCTGCTTAATTCCAGTGGCTTATCACACATTCGATAATCTAGATATCAAGCGCCGAGTCTCGTACCCGGTTCTTGATTTTTTTAAACGCTTTCGAGAATCTTTTCAATTAACTCTCTACACCTCGGAAGCGTCTTTGCGGACTGAGCTTACGCATATCGGAGTTCATCGTCCGGGACTTGCGATGTCGGGATTTCTTTTGGCCTACAAAGAAAATTCTACGCAAATCCAACTCATCGGTTCTACGGAATGGAATTTTTTAGAGAGCGTTGGGCAAGAAGCCCGCGATTATATTTTTGCAAAACTTTCGGAATATGATGCTCCGATGTGGGTGCTCACGCATGGATTAAAACCGCACGCAGAACTTTTGGCGATGTGCCAGCAGAAAAATATTCCGCTTCTTTCGACGGAACTTTCGACATTTGAATTTGCCAAAAAAACGCAGCAATTTTTGGAAATTTATTTTGCAGAATATACGACGGTGCACGCAAGCCTCGTCGATGTTTACGGCGTCGGCATGCTTTATGTCGGCGATAGTAACGTCGGAAAATCCGAATGCGTTCTCGATTTGGTGGAACGCGGACATCGTTTGGTTTCGGACGATTCGGTGCGCATTATGCGACTTGGCGATGTGCTGCTCGGTTCTTCGGAATCGCTGATTAAAAATTACATGGAAATTCGCGGAGTCGGCATTATCAACATCAAAGATATGTTCGGCATTTCTTCGGTGCGACGCAAAAAGAAAATTGAAGTCGTGATCGAACTGCAGCCGTGGCGACAAGGGCTTTCGTATGAGCGCACCGGACTTTTGCAATCTTACGAAGAAATTTTAGGCATTAAAGTTTTGAAAGTCGCAATTCCTGTGGCGCCGGGAAAAAGTTTAACAGTCATCTCGGAAGTGATTGCGAAAAATACGCTTTTGAAATTGAGCGGCGTGGATTCGGCGAAGGCGTTTAACGATGCGCTTCTCAAAGCGATTCAAGAAAAGTCGCAGGGAATTTATCACGACGGTTTAGACGATATGTTGTTTGGGTCGATTTATGAATAGTAAGCTTTCGAAATACGGCAACAAGCGAATGCTTTTTTGCATGATGATTTTGTGTTGCGGTATTTTTGGACTTTGGTATTTTTTTCACCCGCTGAGTCCGCATAATGTGCGGTTGCATTACGTGGCAATTTTTGATGAAGTCGGACCGCTTGCGAGCGGAAATAATGTGAAAATCAGCGGGCTTTCGAAAGGGCGCATTCTCAAAATGCACAAAACAGATAGCTGCATTTATGTGACTTTTGAAGTCGTCAAAAATGTGCGCCTTCCCATCGATTCCAAATTTCTTTTTGCGAACGCAGGATTTTTAGGCAATCGAGAAATTCAAATTACGTTAGGAACTTCTTCGAAGGTTTACCAAGCGGGCGATACGATTCGTCAAACGGTTTTTGATAAAGGTTTAAATTCGGCAAGCGACGATTTGAAACAAGCGATGACAGAATTGCACGATGTGATGACGAAAATCGATTCGGTTTTAGCGGAATTGAAAGATGGAAAAGACCGCAAACAGTTTGATCGCATCGTGCGCAAAGGAAAAAATCTTTCGGCGGAAATTTCAAATGATGCAGAAAATTGGAAATCGAATTTACTTCAAATTTTCGATGCATTTTCTGAGTCGGCGGATAAATTAAAATCAACAGCAGATCAAATTGCAAACGGAATGGACGCGGTCGAAAATGACGGAGAAAAGATGATTGCGCAACTTAAAAATTTGCAGCAATCGGCGGAAAATGAAAAACAACAAATTCAAGAAATTTTAGCGAAGTTAGATCGCAATGATAATTCGGCGGCGTTAATTTTACAAAAAGGCAGCAAAGTTTTGAAACAACTTGAACAAGTGAGCGAAAGCGTTTCCGCGTTGTTAAAAGGAATTAAGAAAAACGGATTGCGTTTGAATGTAGATTTCTTTTAATGAGAAATTACGCATTCTGCAAAAACGAAAATGAAAAACTTTCAAATTTTCGGTAGCGGACATTTGGATTTATTTTAATGGCATGAGATGGTCTGGAATATTTGCATTATTCTTGGTTTTTGCCGTTGCGTGTAGCGATAGCGATTCTGCGAGCGCCGTGGAAGAACCAATTGACGAACCGACACTTCCATTTGTGCGTTCGGCTCCGGTGCTATTTACAGAAGTGAATCCGAAAAATAATAGCTTCGAAGATGAAGATGGTGATAAATCAGATTGGATTGAACTTTTTAATCCGGCGGATTCGGCGGTAAGTCTTGCGGGCTATTCGTTGACAAATGATTTGAATGAACCGCACAAATGGACTTTTGGCGATGTTAAAATTCCTGCGCAAGGATTTTTAATTGTCTTCTTTTCGAAAAAAAATCGTCCGGATTATGCGATTCCTTCGGATTCCATCAATATGCTTGGCGGCGGTGCTTGGGGTTGGTCGGATGCGCAAAGTTCTCCGGTGGCGGGGACGAGTTTTGCAAAGCCTTGGCTTTCTTCGCGTTATCTTTCTAAAGAAAATGGCGCAAATGTTCTTTCGGGGCAAATGCAGCTCGGTGAAAATGAAGAACTCGGTTGGAGTAGCGCTTGCATTTTTGTGGGAGTCGGAACGGGCTCGAGTCACGATGGACATGATTTGAGCAAAACGAATCAATTATTGCTCACGGGATTTGTGACGAAAAATGAAGAATTGGAATTGCGTTTAACGCAGACGGATTTGGACGATTGGAAAGGCTGGCCGACGAAAATTACGGGAACGGGAGATTCTTCGACGACGTATTTGATTACACTTCCGACAGAAGGAAATTTTCCGGATTTAAAAAACATTTACGGCTCACGATTCTCGGCGGTGAACAGTTATAAAAATCCGGTGCAATTTAAATTCACATCTTTTGTCGCACGCAATCAAGGACATTTTCCGCATACGAATTTTAAGCTTCCGCAAGAAGGTGGAAACATTTTCTTGTTGGATAGTACAGGAACTCTTCGCGATTCCATTGCATATCCGAAAGTGCCGAGCGGAAAGTCGTATTCTTTTGCAGGAAGTGGCTGGGGATTTGCAACGCCGAACCCGATGGAATTTTCGCTTGAATCGTATGCGGGACAAGCTGTTGATTCGTATCAGTTGCCGGCTTCGGGATTTTATTCGGTGCCGTTTACGATTTCATTTGGCAGCGATCCGTTAAGCGGAATTCATTGCGAAGCGGGCGGTAAACTGCCGACGGAATTGAGCCCGACAATGCTCGGCGATTTGACGATTTCAACGACGACAGTGCTTCGCTGCGCGACATTCCACGAAGGAATGATTCCGAGTGAAATTTTGACGCGGACATATATTTTTGAACCGCAGCCGAGTATTGCTGTCGCATTCATTACCGCAGATCCTAATCAACTTTTTAGTCCGGATTCTGGACTTTATGAAGAAGGCCCGAACGCAAGTTCCGAAGAACCACATTACGGTGCCAATTATTGGTTGGATAAAACGATTCCTGCGGATTTAACTTTCTTTGAACCGGGAAGTACTTCGCCGGCATTTGAAATTTCTGCGGGCTACGAAATTTTTGGCAATTACAGTCGTGCAAATCCCAAAAAATCGTTTGCGTTAAAATTCCGCAAAAAGTATGGAAGCGCAGCTTTGGAATATCGAATTTTCCCAGAACATCCAGATTTAAAACGCTTTAAAGATTTGGTCTTCCGCAATAATGGCGGGAACTGGTCGCAGGATTATCTCCGCGATAGATTGGGTTCAAGCATTACGCGCGGACTTGGCTTGGATTATCAAAAGGCGCGTCCATCGGTCGTGTATTATAACGGCGAATATTACGGCATTCACAATATCCGTGAGCGTTTAAATGAAAATTATTTTACGACGAATTACGGAATTAGTGAAACGGCAATTGATTTATTAAAATGCGATCAGTCGGCGACGGCGGGAAGCCCTGCAAATTATGTGGAGCTCGAAGAATATGTCAAAAGTCATGATCTCGCTGACAGCGCTGCGTTTGCGTATGTCGCGACTCAAATGGATGTGGACAATTACACGAATTATATTCAAACCGAAATTTACATCGCCAATCAAGATTGGCCGGCGAATAATATGAAAATGTGGCGCTCGCGTGCGCCGCAGACAAAGTGGAAATGGATTTTATACGATTTGGATTTTGGATTTAACAATGGACATTCGCAATATTCGGATATTGATATGTTTCATTTCATTTTGGATTCTACCGCAACGGGTTATCCGAATGGAAAAGAATATACCGTTCTTATTCGCAATTTGTTAAAGAATGAAAATTATCGCAATCGTTTTGTGAATCGTTTCAGCGCACTTCTTGCAGGAAAATTTAGCGCAGATTCTGTCATTGCCCGCGAACGCCTTTTGATGCAAGAAATCAGTTCCGAAATTTCGCACGATCAAGAACGTTGGAATCATAGTTCTTCGTATATGGAAAGTCACGTGGAAACTATTGAAGAATTTGCGACGTCGCGCCCCGCAGAAGTTCTTTCCGAAATGCAAAGCGTTTTTGAACTTGGAAAAATGCAAACGATTGCGGTTGAACCCAACGGCTGCGGGACGATTTTGGTAGATGGAATTCCGTTAAGGCAAACGACAGAATTAAAATTATTTGCCGATGTTCCGGTGACGCTTTCGGTAGAAAATGGCGCGGGCTGTACATTTAGCGGTTGGACAGATGGTGAAACTTCTTTGTCGCGGACGATTCTTCCGATGGACGGAAATATCTATGTAGCAAATTTCCGCTGAGAGAAAATCATCGTATGGATTTTCTAAAATTGCGGACAAATGAATAAAGCGACTCTTATTATTGCGGTAAGCATGCTCGCTAGCCGCGTTCTCGGCATTCTTCGAGAAATGTTGCTAGCGCGTGCCGCTGGTGTTACCGCCGAAAAAAATGCTCTCGATTTAGCGTTTTTAATTCCGGATATTTTAAATCACGTTGTAAGCACCGGATTTCTTTCCATCGTTTTCATTCCGATTTTCTTTGGCTACAAAGCGAAAGAAGATGAAGAGGGCGCTTGGAAATTTTTTAGCAATGTTCTGAATACTCTCGGCATTTTATTTTTAGCGCTGATTGTTCCGTCGTTTATTTGGATGAAGGAATTGATTACATTTTTTACTTCGGCGGCGGATCTTCCGACAGAAATTTTGGATCGCGCAACTTACTTTGGCCGCATTATTCTTCCGGGGCAGCTTTTTATTTTTGCGGGTAGTTTTTTGGTTGCTTTGCAACATACGCGGAAACAATTTGCGATTCCTTCTTTAACCGGAGTCATTTACAATTTGGCAATTATCGTGGGCGGCGTCCTCGGACAAAGTCACGGGCTCGAAGGCTTTGCGTGGGGTGTTCCGGTTGGAGCGTTTGTCGGATTTTTCGTCTTCCAAATTTTTGGCGTGATGCGCGGCGGTTTTCATTATCGGCCGTATTTTAATCCGAGACATCCCGACATTTTGCGTTATATCAAAATGATGATTCCGATGTCATTTGGCGTCGGCAGCATGTTTGCTTTTGAATTTGTGATTCGTAGTTTCGGCGGAGTTTTTGGCAGCAGCGGAATTTCGAGTTTGAATTATGCGTATCGGGTGATGTATACTCTCGTCGCAGTATTTGGATTTTCTGTCGGCGTTTCAAGTTATCCCGATATGGCGCGCCTTGTCAAAGAAGAAAAATATAGCGAGCTCAATCATAAAATTTGGTCAAGTCTTTCGCGGATGTTTACGATTTTAATTCCCGCAGCATTAACGGTTTGGGCGCTTTCCTTCCCCGCTGTTCGCATTCTTTTTGAACGCGGAGCGTTTACGCGTGAGACGACGGAATATGTAGCGAAGCTTTTGCATTGGTATTTGCCTGCGAGTTTAGGACTTTGTTTGCAAGCGGTTTTGGTGCGCTCTTTTTACGCAAAAGAAAAAATGTGGACGCCGACTTTAATCAATACGGGAATTTTCTTGCTCACGATTCCTGCGTATCTTTTCTTTGCTGATGATTTCGGCATTTATGTGGTGCCGATTGTGGGCGCGTTAGGAGCGATTGTGCAAGTGACTGCGATGGTTCTTCTTTGGGCGAAGCAAACGGGAACCGAAGGCATGGAAACGGCGCTTTGGAATATGGGACGCGCTCTTGCGAGCTTTGCTGCGATGGTTGTCGTGGCGATTGCAATTGAAAATATTTCGTATGACTTTGTCCGCGAAGCTTCGATTTTCTGGTTAATTCTTTATTCCGGAGTCATCGCAGTTATTCTTTTCCCCGCGTGTCTTTTGGTGCAAAAAGTCATTGGCTCCAAAGATGCTGACGATATTTTTAACGAACTCGTTTCAAAAGTTCTGCGAAAATTGCATCTCAAAAAATAAAGGCAGAGTCGCTCTGCCTCAAAAAAAATTCCTCGCTTGGCGAGGAATTTTTTCTTTTACTTGTTCTTTAACAAATCGCGAATTTCGGTAAGAAGAACTTCTTCTTTGCTCGGAGCCGGTGGCGCTGGCGGCGTTGCCGGTTTTGCTTCTTCTTGCTTCCGCATATTTTGCATAAAGCCGAGGAATTTTTTCATCACGAGGAAGACGACGATTGCGACGATGATAAAGTCGACAATACCGCCGATGAAGTTTCCGTAAGGAATGACAACTCCTGCTTCCGTTGTATAAGAAAGCGATTTAATACCTTCGCCAGCGTCCTTTGCGCCGCCCATCGCGATGAGTGCGGTGACGCCCGGCATCACAATGTCGTTTACAAAAGAGGTGACGATTTTTCCGAATGCACCACCGATGATCACACCGATAGCCATATCGACGATGTTGCCTTTAAATGCAAAAGCCTTGAATTCGTTGAGAAGGCCTGTTGCTTTACCTTTAATGCCCATGGAGGACTCCTTTTGAATAATTTCTTCCTAAGAATAAATTTTTTTCGGAGCTTTGTCACGATTGCTATTATTGCGCTATGTTTTGGGTCACACTTGCTCTCGGTTCTGCATTATTCTTAGGCTTATACGATATTGCCAAAAAGAAAGCGCTTACAAAAAATGCGGTTTTACCCGTTCTCTTTTTTGTGAGTTTAACTTGTATCGTTTCGCTTTTGCCGGCGTATTTTTTAGGAAAAATTCCTTCGCTTTCGTTCCGTGAATACGGAATGCTGTTTATCAAAGCAGCGATTGTAACAACGAGTTGGAATTTTACATTCCATGCGGTTTCGCGTTTACCGCTGAGCGTTACTGCGCCCGTGCGGGCGAGCGCTCCGATTTTTACGATTGCGATGGCGGTGACGTTCATGGGCGAACGCCCTTCGGGAATGGAATGGTTGGGAATTGCGATTTCTGTCTGCGGCTTTTTAATCATGGGATTTGCATCGCGCAAAGAAACGGGACATTTCTTTACAAACATTTGGATTCTTTCCATGTTTTTTGGAACATTTCTCGGCTCGGTAAGCGGCGTTTACGATAAATATCTTCTGCATCAGTTGGATTTGAATCCGCTAGCGACTCAATTTTATTACAACATTTATATGGCGCTTTTGCAAGGCGCGGGCATTTTACTCGTGAAATTTTTTCGGCGACATTCTGAAAACGGCAAACGATTTGAATTTCGAAAAGTCATTTTCGCCGTGGGCATTTTTCTCGTCATCGCGGACCGCTTTTATTTCTTAGCGGTGCATGAACCGGATGCGCTCATTTCGGTCGTGTCAATTATTCGTCGGTCAAATGTGCTCATTAGTTTTGCTGGTGGACTAATTTTCTTTCACGAAAAACATCCGCCGCTTAAATTCGTTGCAATGGCGTGTATTTCCGCGGGCCTTATCTGCTTTGCGTTAAAGTAAGATTCGTCTGCAAAAATTCTTTGGCATCTTGACAAATGACAACGCCTTTGTCAAATAAACGTTCCAAGCGTAACACCGTGGGATCGCCCGGATTTTCGTAAACGACGACATGACGAATGCGATCGCGATGCTTTAATAAAAATGGGAAACAATTTCCGTCTGTTTGCGGAAAACCGTAGCCGATGACAAAAATTTCGTCGGCGGTAGAAAGGAAATAATCGGCTTTTGCCCACAGCACATTGAAAAGACTTCCGCGTAAAAAAGAATCTTTTGCGTGTGCCATCGGAATAAAAATCGGATTGTCTTTTTGATAAAGCGGAAAACTGCGATCGCCCGGTTCAACGCGGCAAACATTTTTTAAATCCAAATCTTCACCAGCGCCTTTAATCGAA
Coding sequences within it:
- the lptB gene encoding LPS export ABC transporter ATP-binding protein is translated as MKNLIRTIRTDKICKIYNGRKVVNDVSISVSQGEIVGLLGPNGAGKTTSFYMIVGMVRPDAGHIFLDDVEMTEKPMFRRARLGVGYLPQEASIFRKLSVQDNIMAILETQNYKRAERKERLEQLLEEFKITHIRKTKSMSCSGGERRRLEIARALAANPDFLLLDEPFAGIDPIAVGDIQSIISSLKEKGMGILITDHNVRETLSITDRAYIMYKSQVLTEGSSDFLANNEEAKRIYLGESFRLD
- the rpoN gene encoding RNA polymerase factor sigma-54; this encodes MDLGIQLKQGMKLDQTLSPQMLQSIKMLQMNSMELETAISQELEVNPLLEMDETPDSRLESLDAPVKESDARDGDDNSHDLMEPGSENSIDWEQYMEDGFRNAEAPYKDLGGRDPDDDLRPEPTRGLSMQEILRNQLREWKRPKRIVKIVEYLIDCVGDDGFLSPADKNLLDKENLQEQENPDIAEVEEVLQEKKKLEDASYPVQEAFHVLQSFTPPGIGARNLRECFLIQAYRIPDFSPLAIRILEEEFDDLKDLRYASIAKALNVSTEDVQRAVRELAQLSPHPGMQINNTPTQTITPDLQVVETEPGEFKVVMRRDHFPHLHINETYRKLLQNPNASKKDKEYVREKLNAANSFIKSVDNRHSTIELVMNAILKKQHDFFAKGPENLKPMILQDIADEIHRDPSTVNRATNGKYVDTPFGVYELKQFFSSGIAQEDGSALGSAKILDAIKELVANEDRTAPLSDQAITDALEKSGMKVARRTVAKYREELKILPARLRKTVK
- the hpf gene encoding ribosome hibernation-promoting factor, HPF/YfiA family, translated to MEVQISARHCTISDTLQNTLKDDVDALGKFYPNIIAASIVLDKINDLSRHCEISLTVKGAVVVASADEENMGKAIDVAFERAKVQLKKANEKQNAHQAEPISNVTSA
- the hprK gene encoding HPr(Ser) kinase/phosphatase — protein: MAYHTFDNLDIKRRVSYPVLDFFKRFRESFQLTLYTSEASLRTELTHIGVHRPGLAMSGFLLAYKENSTQIQLIGSTEWNFLESVGQEARDYIFAKLSEYDAPMWVLTHGLKPHAELLAMCQQKNIPLLSTELSTFEFAKKTQQFLEIYFAEYTTVHASLVDVYGVGMLYVGDSNVGKSECVLDLVERGHRLVSDDSVRIMRLGDVLLGSSESLIKNYMEIRGVGIINIKDMFGISSVRRKKKIEVVIELQPWRQGLSYERTGLLQSYEEILGIKVLKVAIPVAPGKSLTVISEVIAKNTLLKLSGVDSAKAFNDALLKAIQEKSQGIYHDGLDDMLFGSIYE
- a CDS encoding MlaD family protein; translated protein: MNSKLSKYGNKRMLFCMMILCCGIFGLWYFFHPLSPHNVRLHYVAIFDEVGPLASGNNVKISGLSKGRILKMHKTDSCIYVTFEVVKNVRLPIDSKFLFANAGFLGNREIQITLGTSSKVYQAGDTIRQTVFDKGLNSASDDLKQAMTELHDVMTKIDSVLAELKDGKDRKQFDRIVRKGKNLSAEISNDAENWKSNLLQIFDAFSESADKLKSTADQIANGMDAVENDGEKMIAQLKNLQQSAENEKQQIQEILAKLDRNDNSAALILQKGSKVLKQLEQVSESVSALLKGIKKNGLRLNVDFF
- a CDS encoding CotH kinase family protein, yielding MRWSGIFALFLVFAVACSDSDSASAVEEPIDEPTLPFVRSAPVLFTEVNPKNNSFEDEDGDKSDWIELFNPADSAVSLAGYSLTNDLNEPHKWTFGDVKIPAQGFLIVFFSKKNRPDYAIPSDSINMLGGGAWGWSDAQSSPVAGTSFAKPWLSSRYLSKENGANVLSGQMQLGENEELGWSSACIFVGVGTGSSHDGHDLSKTNQLLLTGFVTKNEELELRLTQTDLDDWKGWPTKITGTGDSSTTYLITLPTEGNFPDLKNIYGSRFSAVNSYKNPVQFKFTSFVARNQGHFPHTNFKLPQEGGNIFLLDSTGTLRDSIAYPKVPSGKSYSFAGSGWGFATPNPMEFSLESYAGQAVDSYQLPASGFYSVPFTISFGSDPLSGIHCEAGGKLPTELSPTMLGDLTISTTTVLRCATFHEGMIPSEILTRTYIFEPQPSIAVAFITADPNQLFSPDSGLYEEGPNASSEEPHYGANYWLDKTIPADLTFFEPGSTSPAFEISAGYEIFGNYSRANPKKSFALKFRKKYGSAALEYRIFPEHPDLKRFKDLVFRNNGGNWSQDYLRDRLGSSITRGLGLDYQKARPSVVYYNGEYYGIHNIRERLNENYFTTNYGISETAIDLLKCDQSATAGSPANYVELEEYVKSHDLADSAAFAYVATQMDVDNYTNYIQTEIYIANQDWPANNMKMWRSRAPQTKWKWILYDLDFGFNNGHSQYSDIDMFHFILDSTATGYPNGKEYTVLIRNLLKNENYRNRFVNRFSALLAGKFSADSVIARERLLMQEISSEISHDQERWNHSSSYMESHVETIEEFATSRPAEVLSEMQSVFELGKMQTIAVEPNGCGTILVDGIPLRQTTELKLFADVPVTLSVENGAGCTFSGWTDGETSLSRTILPMDGNIYVANFR
- the murJ gene encoding murein biosynthesis integral membrane protein MurJ — its product is MNKATLIIAVSMLASRVLGILREMLLARAAGVTAEKNALDLAFLIPDILNHVVSTGFLSIVFIPIFFGYKAKEDEEGAWKFFSNVLNTLGILFLALIVPSFIWMKELITFFTSAADLPTEILDRATYFGRIILPGQLFIFAGSFLVALQHTRKQFAIPSLTGVIYNLAIIVGGVLGQSHGLEGFAWGVPVGAFVGFFVFQIFGVMRGGFHYRPYFNPRHPDILRYIKMMIPMSFGVGSMFAFEFVIRSFGGVFGSSGISSLNYAYRVMYTLVAVFGFSVGVSSYPDMARLVKEEKYSELNHKIWSSLSRMFTILIPAALTVWALSFPAVRILFERGAFTRETTEYVAKLLHWYLPASLGLCLQAVLVRSFYAKEKMWTPTLINTGIFLLTIPAYLFFADDFGIYVVPIVGALGAIVQVTAMVLLWAKQTGTEGMETALWNMGRALASFAAMVVVAIAIENISYDFVREASIFWLILYSGVIAVILFPACLLVQKVIGSKDADDIFNELVSKVLRKLHLKK
- the mscL gene encoding large-conductance mechanosensitive channel protein MscL; this encodes MGIKGKATGLLNEFKAFAFKGNIVDMAIGVIIGGAFGKIVTSFVNDIVMPGVTALIAMGGAKDAGEGIKSLSYTTEAGVVIPYGNFIGGIVDFIIVAIVVFLVMKKFLGFMQNMRKQEEAKPATPPAPPAPSKEEVLLTEIRDLLKNK
- a CDS encoding DMT family transporter yields the protein MFWVTLALGSALFLGLYDIAKKKALTKNAVLPVLFFVSLTCIVSLLPAYFLGKIPSLSFREYGMLFIKAAIVTTSWNFTFHAVSRLPLSVTAPVRASAPIFTIAMAVTFMGERPSGMEWLGIAISVCGFLIMGFASRKETGHFFTNIWILSMFFGTFLGSVSGVYDKYLLHQLDLNPLATQFYYNIYMALLQGAGILLVKFFRRHSENGKRFEFRKVIFAVGIFLVIADRFYFLAVHEPDALISVVSIIRRSNVLISFAGGLIFFHEKHPPLKFVAMACISAGLICFALK